The Lolium perenne isolate Kyuss_39 chromosome 6, Kyuss_2.0, whole genome shotgun sequence genome segment CTAATGAAACTTAGATACAAAAAGTAGCGTGTTGTAAATTCTCATGTAATTTTGCACAAAGCCCCTCGCCTTCTTTCCTTTCTCCCTTTTCGTCCTCCCACCAAACATCACTTCCATCCCAATCAGAGAGAGGAAGCCCCGAGCTCCTCCTCCACGATCCACTCACGCCCCtgtgcctcctctccggctcgacGGACGCCTGGACCTCCTCCCGAGCACATCCTAGCGCCACCAGAGCCGCCTGCAGCGACCCTGCTGCCTGCTCGACCTCCGCCGGTGCCTCGCAAGAGCGCCGCTGCCGCCTCGTTCCTCCGACGAGCCCCGTAACCGACGAGAACCCGAGCAAGCCGCAGCTTCCCCTCATCGACGCCGGAGTTTCCTTCCCCGACGCGCGGTGCCCTGGACTCCTTCTCCTCTTGCCGCTCCGAGCGCCTCCTCGCCTGCAGCTTCCCCCGCGACGACGCCTCCTCTCCGAGCCCCGGCCTCCCGACGCGCTCGATGCCTATACCTACTCCTCAGCACCTCTGCGTCACGGACCCTCCAAGCTCCTCACCGACGCCGTCCCTGCTCCCCACCGGTGGCCTCGCTTCTACCTCGCCGCGAAGACGTCCTCGGCGACCTCCAAGACCATCACCGCCGGCGCCGCTGCTTCTTTCCCCGCAGACGCGGGCGCAAGGCCAGCAGCGCCTCCTCCGTCGACCAGCTCCGCATGTCGAGCCTTGCGTGCGTGCTCTTCTTCTCAACGAGAGGAGGGGATTCGGTCGGGAGAGGAAGAGGAAAATAAAAGAAACCGCAGGACACAGGCACGCAAGACGCAGCTGACCAAAGCTCGGTAGGAATGTAGTATACGTTGTTGCCTCGTATATGTGCGGACCGCTCCCATTGCTCTGGTTTTCTGCTGCTATTTACGTTTGTTAAGCTAACTGTTTAACTAAACATTATATAATCAGCAAATAATATTGAAAATTTTGGCATCAACAGTTGTTGTGTTCTTTAAGGAACACGTGGCAATATTTGACAATAATAGTGCATACACGTGAGGCCCGGCGGCATGATGCCGGTGGCgtaccggggcagcggcggctgcaccggtcggtccacctccgagacgaggacgccgagcctcgCGATCTCATCGTCCGTCATCATCGCCGGGTACTCGAATTCCCGGCCCTCCACCATGGCCAACTGCCATTCCTGGAAAATGACAATATGGAAAGAAACAATCATACTTCTGGCCATGCACAATGATGCTGTGTCACAAAATTTACACTGTATCTTTGCACATTCTGGGATTGTTCTTTTTCCTAAAGATTGCGCCAATCTCTCCCGTGTCTACAAGATTGCAGGCCTACAACTAGTATGATAATGGGGTGATTAAGATAATGAAATGCTATTGTAATTTCCTGGGTTATGCCTGATTGAGTGATTGGTGTGTATGACACTCCTACTTCAAGTGCAACTCTTGTACTATTCTCTTCAAGGTTCAGGGCGAGGGGTTATGCATGCTACCCTACCTGCAGTCGCTGTTCGTACTGTAGCTAGCACTACATTCCCATGTCTCTGATCACAATGAATGGCTATTTTTAAGATAATCCAAATTTTAGTTCATATTGCTAATAAAATATACCAGATTATCTCTCACATTACGTACAGATAGCATCACAAGAATTACGTACAAATACTGCGCTGAAACTAGTAGCATAGCACAGTGTCAGAGGGCGTTCTTCCTCGCTGGCACTCCCCTGCCTCATAGACCCCAGACGTACCTCTTCTTTCCATTCCCTAACAAACGTGTGCTTAGACTATACCGGCAGAACAATTCTTTCAAATTCCTATCTAACAAAAATTTCTATAATGATTTTCAGGTTATGAGTCTGTGAGAACAGATTGAAATCAACCTAGTACTGTATCATGTTCTTCAGATGGGCCGGCCAATGATGTAATCAGAGACAAATAATAGCTAGGAGTACCGAAATCTTATCACAAACAGGATAATTACATAGATCATGGGCGAGTACCTGCATGGTCTTCCGGCTGCTGCCGCCCTTCTCCTCCACACGGACATGGACGGGCTCATGCGGTCCCCCACAGATCTCGCCGgataccggctgctcaaccggcggGATGGAGAAGACGAGTTCAGGGAGGAGTGGAGGGatggggcggcggcggtggagctgCTTCTGGGAAGAAGAAAAGTTGAGGGGGGAGCGGAGGGATGGGGGGACGCCCGACTCAATCGCCATGGAGGGGATGATGAGCGGCGGGGCGGCGGTAGCGGGCCATCCGTGAATGGCCgccacaaattttttttttttactgggtgTCTATTTAGCTAGGTAAATGGGCTTGGACTGGCGGCGCCGTGGCCTTCCGTTTCCATTTACAGGTATATATACTCCCGATCGCCAACGACTTCACGCACCTCACCACCGAAGCTCAGGTCCGACTCGGCACCATGCTCGCCGACTCCTACTTAGCCACGCTCTACTGACTTCCAAATGTAAAGCCCAGCAATGTTCAGTCTCATGTTTTCCTGACAATTATTCGTAATCTCAAATGGGATGCTGCGCAATGCAATGCAAACTAGTGGCTACTGGAGCTACAATTACGGATATATACTCATCTGAACTTACGAAATGGTATGCAGTGAGATGGATGCTACGCAATGCAAATGAGACGGATTCTGAATACTTTTACATCATGTATGGTTTCTCTGAACTTGGACTGGGATATATGCCTGAAACATCAGGATCCGAGTCTAAAACTCGGCTAGCTCCAGCGGGCCGGGTTGCCAATTACGGATattttttttagggaaattgcaaATTAAGATAAATCAGTCAGGCAATCAGTGTCACTTCAACTGCAGTGCAGTCACGTACTACTAGAACATAAATGCAACCAAAGATGCACTGCATATCAAAATGGAATTGCAGCCGCAACTCTTGACGACTCACACACAAGAAAAAATGAGTCTCGCAGTTCGAAGTGGTGAATGATCTCCTCCTCATGCGGACAGTGATGAGTGATCTTACATTTACATCACTCACTCGACACACTACTGCTCACATTTAGATTTCATTCATCAGGTGAGTGTGATCACTCTTGCGAACGAAAAGTGCATTAGTACTTAATCTTGTACGGGAATGTGGTTTCAGGTTGGACGTCACAAAATCCATATGTTCTATAAATTCTGAATTTTTTGCTGGACAATTGTTGTTGAGGATTTGATCTTTTCTCCCTCGCTATGTTCgaatatctctctctctctctctctctcaccgtgGTGGGCGGGGACACCCTCAGGCTCGCACCAGGGACAATGCGGCTGGGTGAGGGACCGGTCGATCTCGGCGTGGGGCGGCGGCCGGCCGGGAGCTGTGGGAGCTGAGCGGCGGTGTCGTCGGTGAGGTCGCAACATCGAGTCGGCCAGTCGGGCACAGGTGCCGATTTTTCTGTAGATTTTTTCGTGAATGGTAACGTTGGTGGAGCCGGGCTCGGGTGCCAGTTTTTCGTTGTTGTTTTGGACGACAACAAAACTATTTTCTCTCTTGGCGACTGCGGGAATGGTAAACGGACGTTCTGGCAGCAAACAGCAGCACAGATCTCGGTACCGGATCTAACGGCTCTAA includes the following:
- the LOC127326763 gene encoding uncharacterized protein — encoded protein: MAIESGVPPSLRSPLNFSSSQKQLHRRRPIPPLLPELVFSIPPVEQPVSGEICGGPHEPVHVRVEEKGGSSRKTMQEWQLAMVEGREFEYPAMMTDDEIARLGVLVSEVDRPVQPPLPRYATGIMPPGLTCMHYYCQILPRVP